A genomic window from Candidatus Protochlamydia phocaeensis includes:
- a CDS encoding polysaccharide ABC transporter ATP-binding protein, with amino-acid sequence MNIVEIENLSKKYIIAHERQNPYASLKEILSDWMKQAARKALGRPLPPSSPVQTEEFWALKDLTLNIKEGDRIALLGRNGAGKSTLLKLLSRITEPTKGRIKIRGRVSSLLEVGTGFHPDLTGRENILLNGAIMGMSYKEMKKKFDEIVAFADIEKFLDTPIKRYSSGMFMRLGFAIAAHLDSDLLIVDEVLAVGDAQFQEKCLKKMNEMGAQGSTVLFVSHSINSVLSLCNKGIFLEKGELKAFEPIEQCVSRYVRSCPVAGLSWEGSVGDEHIRFYHASLKAPASDTGFFYQGEETSLQVEFEILKPHPDLILGFSVLNSRNHAIARSRLCDHKEHHHLVASAGHHRLSFHLDLNLFHPGEYQIKLECSLLNKKKILHDDIHLKFALYSQNKHLKYELGVEKDGISLGNRWLPQSTCAKA; translated from the coding sequence ATGAATATTGTTGAAATTGAAAATTTATCTAAAAAATACATCATTGCGCATGAGCGTCAAAATCCTTATGCGTCTTTAAAAGAAATCCTTTCTGATTGGATGAAGCAGGCCGCACGCAAAGCCCTCGGGCGTCCTTTGCCGCCCTCTAGTCCGGTTCAAACGGAAGAATTTTGGGCTTTAAAAGACCTGACCTTGAATATCAAGGAAGGAGACCGCATAGCCCTTTTGGGGCGCAATGGAGCGGGAAAATCGACATTGCTCAAGCTGCTTTCGCGTATTACCGAGCCGACCAAGGGGAGAATTAAGATCCGCGGACGCGTCTCCAGCTTATTGGAGGTGGGAACGGGCTTTCATCCCGATTTGACGGGAAGAGAAAATATCTTGCTCAATGGCGCAATCATGGGCATGAGCTATAAGGAAATGAAAAAGAAATTTGATGAGATTGTCGCTTTTGCCGATATCGAAAAATTTTTAGATACGCCTATCAAGCGCTATTCCAGCGGAATGTTTATGCGTTTGGGATTCGCCATCGCCGCCCACTTGGATTCCGATCTTTTAATTGTCGACGAAGTCCTGGCTGTCGGGGACGCCCAGTTTCAAGAAAAATGCCTGAAAAAAATGAATGAAATGGGTGCGCAAGGGAGTACGGTACTATTTGTCAGCCATAGCATCAATTCCGTTTTGTCCCTTTGCAATAAAGGCATCTTTTTAGAGAAAGGCGAATTGAAGGCTTTTGAACCGATCGAGCAATGCGTCAGCCGCTATGTTCGCAGCTGCCCCGTCGCAGGATTGTCCTGGGAAGGCTCTGTTGGAGATGAGCATATCCGTTTCTATCACGCCTCTCTTAAAGCACCAGCTTCCGATACAGGCTTCTTTTACCAAGGAGAAGAAACCTCCCTGCAAGTTGAATTTGAAATTCTCAAGCCGCATCCTGATTTGATCCTGGGCTTCAGCGTTCTTAACTCGCGCAACCATGCCATTGCCCGCTCGCGCTTGTGCGACCATAAAGAGCATCATCACTTAGTCGCTTCGGCGGGCCATCACCGCCTATCTTTTCATTTAGATCTCAATCTTTTTCATCCGGGTGAATATCAAATTAAACTGGAGTGCTCCCTTTTAAATAAGAAAAAGATTTTGCATGACGATATTCATTTGAAATTTGCCCTCTATTCTCAAAATAAGCATCTTAAATATGAGCTCGGTGTGGAAAAAGACGGCATCAGCTTGGGAAATCGTTGGTTGCCTCAGTCTACTTGTGCAAAAGCATAA
- a CDS encoding cysteine desulfurase encodes MKESSRVDFKHLRQDFPMLSKTMHGKPLVYLDSAATSQKPQVVIDTITDFYRNHYGTVHRAVYELAIRSSEDYQKTRLKVRSFLNAAKMEEVIFTRGTTESINMVAYSFGKAFVQPGDEILISAMEHHSNIVPWQILCEDRGAVLKVIPMNEKGELLFEEYVKLLSDKTRLVAITHVSNSLGTINPIKEIVAKAHEAGAKVLVDGAQSAPHLKIDVQDLGADFFVFSGHKILGPTGIGILYGKEQLLEQMPPYQGGGDMIETVTFPKTTYNTLPLKFEAGTPMIAEVMGLGAALDYLQEIGMEAIQAYEHELLRYATQKLEKIPGLRIIGQAGQKGALISFVIEGAHALDVGTMLDLKGIALRTGHHCAQPVMRFFNVSATARASFAFYNTFEEIDLLEQALHSIIPQLKP; translated from the coding sequence ATGAAGGAAAGCAGCCGAGTCGATTTCAAGCATTTAAGGCAGGATTTCCCCATGCTGAGCAAAACGATGCACGGAAAACCCTTGGTCTATCTGGATTCGGCTGCCACTTCTCAGAAGCCTCAAGTCGTCATCGATACGATCACTGACTTTTATCGCAACCATTATGGGACGGTCCATCGCGCTGTTTATGAGCTGGCCATTCGCTCGAGCGAGGATTATCAAAAGACAAGGCTGAAGGTGCGATCTTTTCTCAATGCGGCTAAAATGGAAGAGGTGATCTTTACGCGCGGGACGACAGAATCCATTAATATGGTCGCTTATTCATTCGGAAAGGCTTTTGTGCAGCCTGGAGATGAGATCCTCATTAGCGCCATGGAGCACCACTCCAATATTGTCCCTTGGCAAATCCTATGCGAAGACAGGGGAGCGGTCCTCAAAGTCATTCCCATGAATGAAAAAGGCGAATTGCTGTTTGAAGAATACGTCAAGCTTTTAAGCGATAAGACGCGCCTGGTGGCCATCACGCATGTGTCCAATTCTTTGGGAACAATCAATCCCATTAAAGAAATTGTCGCCAAAGCGCATGAGGCGGGAGCTAAAGTACTGGTAGATGGAGCGCAGAGCGCTCCGCATCTTAAAATCGACGTGCAAGACTTGGGCGCGGACTTTTTCGTTTTCTCCGGCCATAAAATTTTGGGCCCGACGGGAATCGGCATTTTATACGGAAAAGAGCAGCTGCTAGAGCAAATGCCTCCTTATCAGGGAGGCGGAGATATGATTGAGACCGTGACTTTTCCAAAAACGACCTATAATACGCTGCCTTTAAAGTTTGAGGCGGGCACGCCGATGATTGCCGAAGTCATGGGACTGGGGGCAGCTCTCGATTATCTTCAAGAAATAGGCATGGAGGCCATTCAAGCGTACGAGCACGAGCTTTTGCGCTATGCCACGCAAAAGCTGGAAAAAATCCCCGGCCTGCGCATCATCGGACAAGCCGGCCAAAAAGGCGCTTTAATCAGTTTTGTCATAGAAGGGGCTCATGCCCTCGATGTGGGAACCATGCTCGATTTAAAAGGCATTGCTTTAAGAACCGGCCATCATTGCGCGCAGCCTGTCATGCGTTTCTTTAACGTCTCGGCAACGGCCCGCGCTTCCTTTGCCTTTTACAATACTTTCGAAGAGATCGATCTATTGGAGCAAGCCCTTCACTCCATTATTCCTCAATTAAAGCCATAG
- the sufB gene encoding Fe-S cluster assembly protein SufB, which yields MTAESSMFSRSNSDYKYGFVTEVETESLPKGLNEDIIRAISAKKNEPDFLLDFRLKAYQRWLESEEPVWANVNYPKIDYQNITYYSAPKKKPALNNLSEVDPEVLRTFERLGIPLEEQMRLSNVAVDMIFDSVSIGTTFKKKLEEAGVVLCSISEAMHTHSDLVKKYLGSVVPIGDNYFATLNSAVFSDGSFVYIPKGVHCPMELSTYFRINDKESGQFERTLIIAEEGSYVSYLEGCTAPAYSNHQLHAAVVELIALDNAQIKYATVQNWYSGNPATGEGGVFNFVTKRGRCAGVNSKISWTQVEVGAAITWKYPSCILQGDNSVGEFYSVALTNGHMQADTGTKMIHLGKNTRSTIVSKGISADVSHNSYRGLVKVAPRATGARNYTQCDSMLVGDKCSANTFPYIEVGNATSQIEHEASTSKMNEEQLFYFQSRGISKEDAVNMIVNGFCKDVIQELPLEFAAEAQKLLAIKLENSVG from the coding sequence ATGACGGCAGAATCGTCCATGTTTAGTCGCAGCAACTCAGATTACAAGTATGGGTTTGTCACGGAAGTTGAAACCGAAAGTTTGCCAAAGGGGTTGAATGAAGACATCATCCGTGCCATTTCTGCTAAAAAAAATGAGCCGGATTTTCTTTTGGATTTTCGATTGAAAGCCTATCAGAGATGGTTAGAGTCCGAAGAGCCTGTTTGGGCCAATGTGAATTATCCAAAGATTGACTACCAGAATATCACCTATTATTCGGCTCCTAAAAAGAAACCGGCTTTGAATAATTTGAGCGAGGTGGATCCTGAGGTTTTGCGTACATTTGAGCGCCTGGGAATCCCTTTAGAAGAGCAGATGCGTTTGAGCAACGTCGCTGTCGATATGATTTTCGATTCCGTTTCTATCGGGACGACTTTTAAGAAAAAGCTTGAAGAAGCGGGTGTGGTGTTGTGTTCGATTTCCGAAGCCATGCACACGCATTCTGATTTGGTGAAAAAATATCTGGGAAGCGTTGTCCCCATTGGGGATAACTATTTTGCCACTTTGAATTCCGCCGTTTTTAGCGATGGGTCTTTTGTTTATATTCCAAAAGGCGTGCATTGTCCGATGGAACTGTCGACTTATTTCCGCATTAACGACAAAGAGTCCGGCCAGTTTGAGCGTACCTTGATCATTGCCGAAGAAGGCTCCTATGTCAGCTACTTGGAAGGATGCACGGCCCCTGCCTATAGCAATCACCAGCTGCATGCGGCGGTTGTTGAGCTGATCGCTTTGGACAATGCGCAGATCAAGTATGCGACAGTCCAAAACTGGTATTCCGGAAACCCGGCGACCGGAGAAGGCGGGGTGTTCAATTTTGTGACCAAGCGAGGCCGCTGTGCAGGCGTGAACTCTAAAATCTCTTGGACGCAAGTCGAGGTGGGTGCTGCCATTACCTGGAAGTATCCTAGTTGCATTTTACAAGGGGATAACTCCGTTGGGGAATTCTACTCGGTCGCCCTCACGAACGGTCATATGCAAGCCGATACAGGGACGAAGATGATCCACCTAGGCAAGAATACGCGTTCCACAATTGTATCCAAAGGAATTTCCGCCGACGTCTCCCACAATAGCTACCGAGGTTTGGTCAAAGTGGCTCCGCGAGCAACTGGAGCCAGAAATTATACGCAATGCGATTCGATGCTGGTCGGGGATAAATGCTCGGCCAATACATTTCCCTATATTGAAGTAGGCAATGCAACTAGCCAGATCGAGCATGAAGCGTCGACTTCAAAAATGAACGAAGAACAGCTTTTTTACTTTCAATCGCGCGGCATTTCTAAAGAAGATGCGGTCAATATGATTGTAAATGGGTTTTGCAAAGATGTGATCCAGGAGCTTCCCTTAGAATTTGCCGCGGAAGCGCAAAAGCTCTTGGCGATCAAGCTTGAAAACTCTGTAGGATAA
- a CDS encoding class I SAM-dependent methyltransferase produces MLRTLKSLVPENLKTRMKKLLRRRHLSHSKVLGREQLSHLYLKGKGIEIGALHNPLYVSKAAKVQYVDRLSVEDLKRHYPELSKLPLVHVDIIDNGEELGTIKDRSQDFVIANHFIEHCQNPLRTLSNMFRVLKKGGVLYIALPDKRYTFDIDRPVTPLEHILKDYREGPENSKRQHFEEWVRLVNKIHQPADAQKEVERLLKIDYSIHFHVWTQSEMLEMFLALKNQLGLSFDIETCLKNEHEFILILRKTD; encoded by the coding sequence ATGCTACGTACACTTAAATCACTTGTTCCAGAAAATCTCAAAACACGCATGAAAAAACTTTTGCGCCGCCGTCACTTGTCTCATTCAAAGGTCTTGGGAAGAGAGCAGCTTTCCCATTTATATCTTAAAGGCAAGGGAATTGAGATTGGCGCTCTGCATAATCCCCTTTATGTCAGCAAAGCCGCCAAAGTCCAGTATGTTGACCGTTTATCGGTTGAAGATTTGAAAAGGCATTATCCGGAATTAAGCAAACTCCCCTTGGTCCACGTAGATATTATCGATAATGGAGAGGAACTTGGAACCATTAAAGATCGCTCTCAAGACTTTGTCATTGCCAACCACTTTATTGAACATTGCCAAAATCCACTGAGAACCTTAAGCAATATGTTCCGTGTCTTAAAAAAGGGCGGAGTTCTTTATATTGCCCTGCCGGACAAGCGTTATACCTTTGACATTGATCGCCCTGTCACCCCTTTAGAGCATATTCTCAAAGATTATCGGGAAGGGCCTGAAAATTCCAAACGCCAACACTTTGAAGAATGGGTGCGCTTAGTTAATAAAATTCACCAGCCTGCAGACGCCCAAAAAGAAGTCGAGCGTTTATTAAAGATCGACTATAGCATTCACTTTCACGTTTGGACTCAAAGCGAAATGCTTGAAATGTTCCTTGCCCTTAAAAATCAGCTAGGCCTTTCCTTTGATATTGAAACTTGCTTGAAGAACGAACATGAATTCATTTTGATTTTACGCAAAACGGACTAA
- a CDS encoding glycosyltransferase family 2 protein, which produces MASQGQKGSTCSVIIVTHNSQAYLPACLDALRKQTCLPDQVIIVDSGSTESDYVAACSQDSYMQISLQKENVGFCKGNNIGFSYVPLHTDYVLFLNPDAFLGPTFIEQAKAYMELPQSAHMGALSGLLLGYDVKQNKPTGLLDSSGIFRTWYGRWYDRGQGQEAGCQPVHPEAVPALCGALMFCRYRALQDVCLEPFQVMDPTFYMYKEDIDLSLRLRRKGWELWMLPHLWAYHCRGWQRDRSKVDKRLRLLSAKNEMRLYARFKSPCYFYSALKYLSVKAFDL; this is translated from the coding sequence ATGGCAAGCCAAGGACAGAAGGGATCTACCTGTTCGGTCATTATTGTCACGCATAACAGCCAAGCTTATCTTCCCGCTTGTTTAGATGCCCTTCGCAAACAAACTTGCTTGCCTGACCAAGTGATCATTGTCGATAGCGGCTCTACGGAAAGCGATTATGTGGCGGCTTGCAGTCAAGATTCGTATATGCAGATCAGCTTGCAAAAAGAAAATGTCGGCTTTTGCAAGGGTAATAATATCGGCTTTTCTTATGTTCCCCTTCATACAGATTACGTCCTTTTTTTAAACCCTGACGCATTCTTGGGGCCCACCTTCATCGAGCAAGCCAAAGCATATATGGAGTTGCCGCAGTCTGCTCATATGGGCGCTTTATCAGGCCTTTTGCTGGGATATGATGTCAAGCAGAACAAACCTACCGGTTTGTTAGACTCATCCGGCATTTTCCGTACGTGGTATGGGCGCTGGTATGATCGCGGGCAGGGGCAAGAGGCGGGCTGTCAGCCTGTCCATCCGGAAGCCGTGCCGGCGCTGTGCGGCGCTTTAATGTTCTGCCGCTACCGGGCTTTGCAGGATGTATGCTTAGAGCCGTTTCAAGTCATGGATCCAACCTTTTACATGTATAAGGAAGATATAGACCTTTCTTTACGTTTGCGCCGCAAAGGATGGGAGTTATGGATGCTTCCTCATCTTTGGGCCTATCATTGCCGCGGCTGGCAGCGCGATCGCTCTAAAGTGGATAAGCGCTTGCGCCTTTTATCTGCTAAGAATGAAATGCGCTTATACGCCCGCTTCAAATCGCCCTGCTATTTTTATTCGGCTCTTAAATATTTATCTGTTAAAGCATTCGATCTTTAA
- the sufD gene encoding Fe-S cluster assembly protein SufD — protein MMAQMGLEQELFKTLLERHLAKVKQDDALYKARLKAWQHFLDLGLPNKQTEVYRYIKLRHLFSQNYEVAEETGLTAERIAAFVQPECRQSVLVFVNGHYCPQLSQTSALPSQIVVTTLQEAARTYGAFLNNQWNRALKEEEDPFAVLNGALHPKGAFIYIPPKTVVETPIQVLHLIDFDGQLAMLMPRLQVFAGSRSQVNLVFSQYNLGEQAYFVNQAADFLIEEEAHVRYTQVLCNEHPHAWHFDAVRAQLKRSAVFKSVCVTEGSATVRTDYRVALTGENAEALLNGVWMLAEKREAHTHVFIDHQAPHCRSYQLFKGALNDFSRSSFEGKIMVRQAAQKTEAFQLNNNLILNDHAHADSKPNLEIFADDVKASHGATVGQLDPDQLFYMKTRGFPDAEAKNLLVYGFCEQVIEMIPLGSLRDAISKKAQSYLTRKSL, from the coding sequence ATGATGGCTCAAATGGGGTTGGAACAAGAACTATTCAAAACGCTTTTAGAAAGGCACTTGGCTAAGGTTAAGCAGGACGATGCTTTGTATAAGGCCCGTTTAAAGGCTTGGCAGCATTTTTTGGACTTAGGCTTGCCTAACAAACAGACGGAAGTTTATCGCTATATCAAATTGCGTCATTTGTTCTCGCAGAACTATGAAGTGGCGGAAGAAACAGGACTGACGGCCGAGCGGATTGCCGCTTTTGTTCAGCCCGAATGCCGGCAGTCTGTGCTGGTTTTCGTCAATGGACATTACTGTCCGCAGCTGTCCCAAACAAGCGCCTTGCCGTCGCAAATAGTTGTGACGACATTGCAGGAAGCGGCTCGCACATATGGAGCTTTTTTAAATAACCAGTGGAATCGCGCGCTTAAAGAAGAGGAAGATCCCTTTGCCGTTCTCAACGGCGCCTTGCACCCCAAAGGGGCCTTTATTTACATTCCTCCCAAAACAGTTGTCGAAACGCCCATCCAGGTGCTGCATCTCATCGATTTTGATGGGCAGCTGGCCATGCTGATGCCTCGTTTGCAGGTTTTTGCCGGATCGCGCTCGCAAGTCAATCTTGTCTTTTCACAGTACAATTTGGGAGAGCAGGCTTATTTTGTCAATCAAGCCGCCGATTTTTTGATTGAAGAAGAGGCGCATGTGCGCTATACGCAGGTTCTTTGCAATGAACATCCCCACGCTTGGCATTTCGATGCTGTGCGCGCGCAGCTCAAGCGCAGCGCGGTTTTCAAGAGCGTTTGCGTGACGGAAGGAAGCGCGACGGTGCGTACAGATTACCGGGTGGCTTTGACGGGCGAAAATGCCGAGGCTTTGCTCAATGGCGTGTGGATGTTGGCCGAGAAAAGGGAGGCGCATACGCATGTGTTCATTGATCATCAAGCGCCTCATTGCCGCTCCTATCAGTTGTTCAAAGGCGCGCTCAATGATTTTAGCCGCTCCAGTTTCGAAGGCAAGATCATGGTTAGGCAGGCGGCTCAAAAGACAGAGGCTTTCCAGCTCAATAACAACCTCATTTTGAATGACCACGCCCATGCAGACAGCAAGCCTAATCTAGAAATTTTTGCCGATGACGTCAAGGCGTCGCATGGAGCGACAGTCGGCCAGCTCGATCCTGATCAGCTGTTTTACATGAAGACGCGCGGTTTTCCTGATGCCGAAGCAAAGAATTTGCTGGTCTATGGATTTTGCGAACAAGTAATTGAAATGATCCCTTTGGGCTCTTTACGGGATGCTATCTCCAAAAAAGCCCAAAGCTATTTAACAAGGAAATCTCTATGA
- the sufC gene encoding Fe-S cluster assembly ATPase SufC has translation MLEIKDLTASVDGNPILTGVNLKIQAGEIHAIMGPNGAGKSTLAKVLAGHPSYEVTGGEIWFKGQNLLELEPEERAHLGLFMSFQYPVEIPGVSNTQFLQMALNAKRKARGEGELSAAEFEKLIEDKMRLMEIRPEFRQRNVNENFSGGEKKRNEILQMAILNPELAVLDETDSGLDIDAMRIVARGVNQLMNPDMGLLLITHYQRLLDYIKPQFVHVMLGGKIVQSGGPELALELESKGYDWLVRSPSEGVVS, from the coding sequence ATGCTAGAAATTAAAGATCTGACAGCCTCCGTCGACGGCAATCCCATTTTAACAGGTGTTAATTTGAAGATCCAAGCAGGAGAGATCCATGCTATTATGGGGCCCAACGGTGCCGGAAAATCCACGCTGGCAAAAGTCTTGGCCGGGCATCCCTCTTATGAGGTCACGGGCGGGGAAATCTGGTTTAAAGGGCAGAATCTTTTAGAGCTCGAGCCTGAAGAAAGGGCCCATTTGGGTTTATTCATGAGCTTCCAATATCCTGTCGAGATTCCCGGGGTCAGCAATACGCAATTCCTTCAAATGGCTTTGAATGCCAAACGCAAGGCGCGTGGAGAAGGGGAACTGTCGGCAGCGGAATTTGAAAAATTAATTGAAGACAAAATGAGACTCATGGAGATCCGCCCCGAATTTCGCCAGCGGAACGTCAATGAAAATTTCTCCGGAGGAGAAAAGAAGCGCAATGAGATCTTGCAAATGGCGATTTTAAATCCCGAGCTGGCCGTCTTGGATGAAACGGATTCCGGATTAGACATCGATGCCATGCGCATTGTTGCCAGAGGGGTGAACCAATTGATGAATCCGGACATGGGCTTACTGTTGATTACGCACTATCAGCGCCTGCTTGATTATATTAAACCTCAGTTTGTCCATGTGATGCTGGGAGGGAAAATTGTGCAATCGGGAGGTCCTGAGCTGGCTTTAGAGCTGGAAAGCAAGGGGTATGATTGGTTGGTCCGTTCGCCAAGCGAGGGAGTTGTTTCATGA
- a CDS encoding polysaccharide biosynthesis/export family protein has translation MKFLSLLTFCFMLFLCSCCKPCYHYDIYGADEFVIDSYKIRQGKLAILDMEGVDLGDLSCEDMEEYQDVIAEDDILNIAVYHPKRRDVMDAIQFINEKVGFRVSQGMVDFPDIPPIEVAGLTLEEARQKIQGCYQEHIQDMEVFLSYRDRLSRKVELTGAVTTPVIPVDGKIRLYEVLAVAHVPNNANFFKSYVVRDGVQLPIDLYKLMNLGDMSQNIVMRGGDRIFIASPSDTTVMVMGEVGNPRAVNLPYGFMSLREALVSAGGIPFTGNRDCIQVIRGNLQNPKIYVLSWDHIIHLPNDSLLLMPGDTVYVSEKPITQWNRFIDQLLPSCLGLQTAYGTYRMISD, from the coding sequence ATGAAATTTCTTTCTTTGTTAACTTTCTGCTTCATGCTCTTTTTATGCTCTTGCTGTAAGCCTTGCTATCACTACGACATTTATGGCGCAGACGAATTTGTGATCGATTCTTATAAAATCCGACAGGGCAAATTGGCGATTTTGGACATGGAAGGCGTTGATTTAGGAGACCTGTCTTGCGAAGATATGGAAGAATATCAAGATGTCATTGCAGAAGATGATATTTTAAATATCGCCGTCTATCATCCCAAGCGGCGCGACGTCATGGATGCCATTCAGTTTATCAATGAGAAGGTTGGATTCCGCGTCAGTCAAGGCATGGTTGATTTTCCCGATATTCCTCCCATTGAAGTGGCAGGCTTAACGCTGGAAGAGGCCAGACAGAAAATTCAAGGTTGCTACCAAGAACACATCCAAGACATGGAAGTTTTTCTTAGTTATCGGGATCGTTTATCGCGAAAAGTCGAGCTGACGGGTGCTGTGACGACGCCTGTCATTCCCGTCGATGGCAAGATTCGCCTTTACGAGGTATTGGCTGTTGCGCATGTCCCCAATAATGCCAACTTCTTCAAGAGTTATGTTGTGCGGGATGGGGTTCAACTTCCCATCGATCTATATAAGTTGATGAATCTGGGCGATATGTCGCAAAACATTGTCATGCGCGGAGGCGACCGCATTTTTATTGCAAGCCCAAGCGATACGACTGTCATGGTTATGGGAGAGGTGGGGAATCCAAGGGCCGTCAATCTTCCTTATGGCTTTATGTCGCTTAGAGAGGCGCTGGTATCCGCTGGAGGCATTCCCTTTACTGGCAACCGCGATTGCATCCAAGTGATTCGCGGAAACTTGCAGAACCCAAAGATCTACGTGCTTTCTTGGGATCACATTATCCACCTGCCTAACGACAGCCTTTTGTTAATGCCGGGAGATACCGTCTATGTATCCGAGAAACCCATCACGCAATGGAACCGCTTTATCGATCAATTGCTGCCTAGTTGCTTGGGCCTCCAAACGGCTTATGGAACCTATCGCATGATAAGCGATTAG
- a CDS encoding exopolysaccharide biosynthesis protein, with product MSNQKSSKLFFLDSLQQILMLAQQTEEIKIEQMLFILAEKGYAALLILLSLPFCLPVQIPGFSTPFGLLLALIGLRMAFGKSQWWPQWILIKSLKSQSVITLAEKAISIVKWMQKILHPRLIFLTRSALFSRLNGLVVFVLSLFLSLPLPIPLTNLMSAVPLFCMGLGLLEDDGLMILVSYVLSLLCLLFFTGVFLFSFCQIKSIF from the coding sequence ATGTCTAATCAAAAATCTTCTAAGCTTTTCTTTCTCGACTCTTTGCAGCAAATTTTAATGCTCGCTCAACAAACAGAAGAGATAAAAATTGAGCAAATGCTCTTTATTTTAGCCGAAAAAGGCTACGCCGCGCTGCTCATTCTGCTCAGTCTCCCCTTTTGCCTTCCCGTTCAAATTCCCGGATTTTCTACGCCCTTCGGCCTCTTACTAGCCCTGATTGGCCTGCGCATGGCCTTTGGCAAGTCGCAATGGTGGCCGCAATGGATTTTAATAAAGTCTCTTAAAAGCCAGTCTGTAATCACGTTAGCGGAAAAAGCGATAAGTATCGTTAAATGGATGCAAAAAATTCTTCATCCCCGTCTGATTTTTTTGACGCGAAGCGCTCTCTTTTCTCGCTTAAACGGGCTGGTGGTTTTTGTGCTGTCCCTTTTTTTATCGCTGCCCCTGCCCATTCCCTTGACGAATCTGATGTCAGCCGTTCCTCTTTTTTGTATGGGCCTAGGGCTATTGGAAGATGATGGCCTGATGATTTTAGTCAGCTATGTGCTTTCTCTTTTATGCCTGCTTTTTTTTACTGGGGTATTTCTATTCAGCTTTTGCCAAATCAAGAGCATCTTTTAA
- a CDS encoding ABC transporter permease, with translation MSKKSLEFNLIIDSSRVQKEYLKDLFRYRELFYFFAWRDILVRYKQTFLGVAWALIRPLLNMAVFAFVFGKVANLASDHINYPLFILAGMLPWQLFASCLIETSNSLVNNAPMISKVYFPRMILPISYILVNFVDFAISLAMLLFLFLVTGSFQHWTILLLPAFIGLTLILCLGTSLWLAAITVRFRDFRFIVPFIVQFGMFISPVGYGSFLVPEPWRWLYFLNPMAGIIEGFRWCCFGAYHADLPAALAISCLVNAVLLVTGFRYFRKMERIFADII, from the coding sequence ATGTCAAAAAAAAGCCTCGAATTTAATTTGATTATCGACTCCAGTCGGGTCCAAAAAGAATACTTGAAAGATCTTTTCCGCTACCGCGAGCTATTTTATTTTTTTGCCTGGCGCGATATTCTTGTTCGCTATAAGCAGACCTTTTTAGGAGTGGCCTGGGCATTAATCCGTCCGCTTCTCAATATGGCTGTTTTTGCTTTTGTATTTGGCAAGGTTGCCAATTTAGCATCTGATCACATCAACTATCCGCTATTTATCCTAGCAGGCATGCTGCCATGGCAGCTTTTTGCCAGCTGCCTTATTGAGACCAGCAATAGTTTGGTTAACAATGCGCCGATGATTTCCAAAGTGTATTTTCCTCGCATGATCTTGCCGATCAGCTATATCTTGGTTAATTTTGTCGATTTCGCCATCAGTTTGGCCATGCTGCTGTTCCTTTTTCTGGTCACCGGTTCTTTTCAGCATTGGACGATCTTATTGTTGCCGGCATTCATTGGCCTTACTTTGATCTTATGCTTAGGAACCAGCCTGTGGCTGGCAGCCATTACGGTTCGCTTTAGAGATTTTCGCTTTATTGTGCCTTTTATTGTTCAGTTCGGCATGTTTATTTCACCGGTGGGATATGGAAGCTTTTTGGTTCCGGAGCCGTGGCGTTGGTTGTATTTTCTCAATCCAATGGCTGGCATTATCGAGGGATTCCGTTGGTGTTGCTTTGGAGCTTATCATGCCGACCTTCCGGCAGCCCTTGCCATCTCTTGCTTGGTCAACGCCGTTCTTCTCGTGACGGGCTTTCGCTATTTTCGCAAAATGGAACGAATCTTTGCCGACATTATCTAG